One segment of Rosa chinensis cultivar Old Blush chromosome 6, RchiOBHm-V2, whole genome shotgun sequence DNA contains the following:
- the LOC112170804 gene encoding uncharacterized protein LOC112170804, giving the protein MLAVKGFLGLGTKRVSDVTECDQPGAVCQDPRFIGGDDITFYFHSKKNHNFCPLSDSNLHINAHFIGKRNANMKRDFTWVQSIAILFGKHQLFIGAQKTTTWDDSVDRLALSFDGELITLWESEGARWQSESFPHVSFVRVGDTNNVMVKVEGKFRITARVVPITEEDSRVHNYGVTKDDALAHLDLGFKFFSLSNRVNGVLGQTYRPDYVSRVKIGANMPVMGGDREFQTSGLFAADCAIARFNGASDSENEGSVEGLEFPSLNCASGIDGRGVVCKRYMRHCSICMS; this is encoded by the coding sequence AGTGTGATCAACCCGGAGCAGTGTGCCAAGACCCTCGTTTCATAGGCGGTGACGACATTACCTTTTACTTCCACAGCAAGAAAAACCACAATTTCTGCCCCTTATCCGACTCCAACCTTCACATCAATGCCCACTTCATCGGCAAGCGAAATGCCAACATGAAACGCGACTTCACATGGGTCCAATCCATCGCCATCCTCTTTGGAAAACACCAACTCTTCATCGGCGCCCAAAAAACTACAACATGGGATGACTCCGTTGACCGCCTTGCTCTCTCCTTCGACGGCGAGCTAATCACCCTCTGGGAATCCGAAGGCGCTAGGTGGCAATCCGAGAGCTTCCCACATGTCTCATTCGTAAGGGTGGGTGACACCAACAATGTGATGGTTAAAGTTGAAGGCAAGTTTAGGATCACAGCCAGGGTTGTGCCTATAACTGAAGAAGACTCTAGAGTTCACAACTATGGTGTGACAAAAGATGATGCGTTGGCTCATCTTGATCTTGGGTTTAAGTTCTTCTCTTTGAGCAACCGAGTTAATGGTGTGTTGGGTCAGACTTACAGACCCGATTACGTGAGCCGGGTCAAGATTGGAGCCAACATGCCTGTGATGGGTGGTGACAGGGAGTTCCAAACTTCAGGACTTTTCGCTGCGGATTGCGCCATTGCTAGGTTTAATGGTGCTAGCGACTCTGAGAATGAAGGGTCTGTTGAGGGTTTGGAGTTTCCAAGCTTGAACTGTGCTAGTGGGATTGATGGTCGAGGAGTAGTGTGCAAGAGATACATGAGACATTGTTCGATCTGCATGTCTTGA
- the LOC112172320 gene encoding DNA-directed RNA polymerases II, IV and V subunit 3, with protein sequence MEGKSYQRFPRVKIREMRHDYLKFELRDTDASVANALRRVMIAEVPTVAIDLVEIEINSSVLNDEFIAHRLGLIPLTSDRAMSMRFSRDCDACDGDGQCEYCSVEFHLRARCHSDQTLDVTSKELLSSDHTVVPVDFSDASGYEASEQRGIIIVKLRRGQELRLRAIARKGIGKDHAKWSPAATVTFMYEPDIRINEEMMDTLSLEEKTAWVDSSPTKVFELDPSTGKVLVVDPEAYTYDDEVIKKAEAMGKPGLVDITAKEDSFIFTVESTGAIKASQLLLNAIEILKQKLDAVRLSEDTVEADDQFGELGAHMRGG encoded by the exons atggAGGGGAAATCGTACCAGAGGTTCCCGCGGGTGAAAATCCGTGAAATGAGGCACGACTACCTCAAGTTCGAGCTCCGCGACACCGACGCGAGCGTGGCCAACGCGCTCCGGCGCGTGATGATCGCCGAGGTCCCCACCGTCGCCATCGACCTCGTCGAGATCGAAATCAACTCCTCCGTCCTCAACGACGAGTTCATCGCCCACCGCCTCGGCCTCATCCCCTTGACCAGCGACCGCGCCATGAGCATGCGCTTCTCACGTGACTGCGACGCCTGCGACGGCGACGGCCAGTGCGAGTACTGCTCCGTCGAGTTTCACCTCCGCGCCCGCTGCCACTCCGACCAAACCCTAGATGTCACCAGCAAGGAACTCCTCAGCTCCGACCACACCGTCGTCCCCGTCGATTTCTCCGACGCCTCCGGTTACGAAGCTTCCGAACAGAG AGGAATTATCATTGTGAAGTTGCGAAGGGGGCAAGAGCTGAGGCTGAGGGCTATTGCTAGAAAGGGGATTGGGAAAGATCATGCGAAGTGGTCACCTGCGGCTACTGTCACTTTCATGTATGAACCCGACATTCGCATCAATGAGGAGATGATGGATACTTTGTCACTCGAGGAGAAGACAGCTTGGGTTGATAGCAGTCCTACCAAAGTCTTTGAGCTTGATCCTAGTACTGGCAAG GTCTTGGTGGTTGATCCTGAAGCATACACTTATGATGATGAAGTGATCAAGAAAGCAGAAGCTATGGGGAAGCCTGGGCTTGTGGACATCACTGCCAAAGAAGATAGTTTTATATTCACAGTGGAATCTACTGGTGCAATTAAGGCTTCTCAGCTGCTGCTCAATGCCATAGAAATCCTGAAACAGAAACTTGATGCTGTGCGCCTTTCAGAGGATACTGTTGAAGCTGATGATCAATTTGGTGAGTTAGGTGCACATATGCGAGGAGGATGA